The Egibacteraceae bacterium genome segment GGGGGATCCGGGCGACGGGGGGGCCGGCGCCGGCGGAGCTGGTCGCGGCGGCCTGTCCGGGCGGGGCGGCTGCGGCGGGGTTCGCCGACCGTGCCGCGATCCCCCAGGCGCACCTGGAGGCGGTGGACTGCGTGGCCAGCCGCGACATCGCCCGCGGGTTCGCGGACGGGACCTACGGGCCGGCGCAGGCGGTGCGGCGCGACCAGATGGCGTCGTTCATCGTGCGCACGTTGCAGGCGGCCGGGGTGAGCCTGCCGGCGCCGCGTGCGCAGCGGTTCGTGGATGTGGCGGCCGGGTCGACGCACGACACGGCGATTCACCAGTTGGCCGCGGCGGGGATCGTGGCCGGCGGCCCCGGCGGACTGTCCGCCGACTTCTACGGGCCCGACCAGCCGATCCGCCGGGACCAGATGGCCTCGTTCCTGGTGCGCGCAGCCGGCTACGCCACCGGCAGCGAGCTGACCACCGACCAGTCAGCAGGTTTTTCGGACGTGCCCGCCGGCAACGTGCACGCCGCCAACATCGACACGGCCGCAGCGCCCGGGTTGGCGCAGGGCCGCGGCGACGGCACCTACGGCCCGGCGGCGCCGGACCCGGGTGGTGTCTGGCCGGCCCGCCCGGGTAGGTGCGTGCGTCTCATAGCCACATTTGCGTATTGCGACGTGTCCGGGGCGGGTGCAACGGTCAATCGGTGTTCGGGCGGTGTTGGGCAGTGTTCGCAACCCCGCCCCGGACGGTGACCCATCAGAAAGAGAAAGACGAACCCGATGATGATAAGCACCCTGGTGGGCGGAGCTGGTCCCGGTCGTGCCGTTGGTGCCATCGACCAGCGTCGTCGTGCACTCCCAAGAGGAGAACAGCAACTGCGGTAACAACACCAGCGGCCGGGAGTATGACTACAGCCTGGGGGTGGTCAATCCGTCCGAGGTGGACGCGCCCAGCGATGGGGGGCGGGGCCGTGGGGATCACTGTCATTGCGAGACGATCCAGAGCTACGCCGCCGACGACACGACCGAGGACGGCCCGCAGTTCGCCACCATCGCCGACCACCCAGCACGCTGTTCTGCCGGGTGGCAGGACAGCGACCCCATCCAAGCCTTGGCGCATCAACGTAGGCGACAATATCTGCTGGCACTCACTGGGCTACCAGCCGCCTTGAGACGGTTCTAACGCCCCGCCAGACTTCTCGAGCGACTGCACGGCACGATCGGGGACGTCCCCCCGATCGAAACGAGGCCGCCTATGATCTCCAACAGGAGACGACCACCCGGTTTGAATCCAATGAATTTTCCGCGTGCATCTCAGGACAGTCACCTGTTGGGCCAAGACGGGAAAAGCTATCGTCGGGCGTAGGGGAAGAAGTGCAGGGGTCGGTAGTGACGTCGTTGGGTGCCGGCGACGCTGCCCGACCCCCCTTCCCTGCGTGCTACCCCCACGTCGTCATGGGGTCGCCACGCTCGGGGAGCACCCGAGCGACCCCTGGTCCGACCGTGCCGTGGAACGCCAGTCGCGTGGCCGTGGCAAGCATCGGCGTGCCGGAACGCGGCTGCGACCTGGTCGACGCGTGAAGCCGGGCTCTGATTCGAGCAAAGGCGTGCGGCCTTGAGGATCGTGCTGGCCGACGACGAGGATCTGTTTCGCGGGGCGCTCGTCGCGCTGCTCGAGCTGGAGCCGGATGTGGAGGTCGTGGCCGCGGTCGGCAACGGCGAGGATGCCGTGGCCCAGGCCCTGGAGCACCGGCCCGACATCCTGCTGCTCGATGTGGACATGCCAGGCAGGGACGGCATCGAGGCCGCCGCGGACATCCGCGCGCTCATGGACGTGCCGATCGTGATCGTGACCCGCCAGGCACGCCCCGCGGTGCTGCGCCGAGCCCTGCAGGCGGGGGTCCAGGGGTTCGTCCACAAGACCACGCCGGCCCAGCGTCTCATCGCCATCCTGCGCGACGTGCAGATGGGCAAGCGGTACATCGATCCGGAGATCGCCGCACAGGCGCTGACCGAACAGGAATGCCCCCTGACCCCCAGGGAAATGCAGGTGCTCGGGCTCACCCTGCAGGGGGAACCGGTGGCGGCCATCGCCGAGCAGGTCTGCCTCGCGGCGGGCACGGTCCGCAACTACCTGTCCTCGGCCATGGGCAAGCTCGGAGCCAGGAACCGGTTCGAGGCGGCCCGCATCGCCGCCGAGAAGGGCTGGATCTAACCGGCCATGAGGTTCCTGAACACGCCCGCCACCTTTCAGGAGCTAGCGAAATGAGCGACGGCGACCCGCGGCAACACGGCCGTCATGGCCTGGTCGACCCAGTTCGTACGGTCCCCGCGGCGGGCGTCGACTGGTGTCCCCACTGCGACCTGCGCCTCGACACATGCCCTCCAGAAGAGCACAGGCATGCACTTGTGTGGGACCTCGCCCATTCGCTGGCGGGCGGCCTTGACCGGCTCGAGGTGTGGTGCGACACAGCCAGGCTACGCAGCAGTGACGCCGTGGGATGGAAGCTGCTCACCGGGTCGAGGCAACACCCTCGGGACCACGCGCGACGACTATTGCTGTGGGACGAAGGCGTGATGGCCACCACCCGAGACGACCTTCTGCCAGTTCGCTGGTGACCAGACCTCGCACGCCGGCCAGAAGACCTCGCGGGGGGCCAGGAACGTGTGGTCCACCGAGCCGATCGAGACCGTGGCGGTGGCGATGAGTCGGTGTTTGGCGCCGAGGTTGAGCGTCACCGCATGCTCGCGTTCCCGCCACGTCGCAGATGTGAGTCATCCGGGTGTGAGGCGGCCGAGCGGTGGTTGCGGGCCGAGTGGCACGATCGAAGAACAGCAATGGGGCGTGCGTCCAGCGCACGATTTCCGGGGGTCCGGCTGCCAGAGGTGGAGCGCCGTCCGAGTGTGTGGACCGACTGGGCCGGGCCGGGCTGCGACATGCCTGGTGCCCGTAGGCCGCCGGGTGCGGGCGTGCTTGAGGCTTCAGCTTGCTGCTTGGCGTCTGTGCGCGTACGCCAGGAC includes the following:
- a CDS encoding S-layer homology domain-containing protein, which translates into the protein MRCGSAPPRASPGIRATRGIRATGGPAPAELVAAACPGGAAAAGFADRAAIPQAHLEAVDCVASRDIARGFADGTYGPAQAVRRDQMASFIVRTLQAAGVSLPAPRAQRFVDVAAGSTHDTAIHQLAAAGIVAGGPGGLSADFYGPDQPIRRDQMASFLVRAAGYATGSELTTDQSAGFSDVPAGNVHAANIDTAAAPGLAQGRGDGTYGPAAPDPGGVWPARPGRCVRLIATFAYCDVSGAGATVNRCSGGVGQCSQPRPGR
- a CDS encoding response regulator transcription factor codes for the protein MLADDEDLFRGALVALLELEPDVEVVAAVGNGEDAVAQALEHRPDILLLDVDMPGRDGIEAAADIRALMDVPIVIVTRQARPAVLRRALQAGVQGFVHKTTPAQRLIAILRDVQMGKRYIDPEIAAQALTEQECPLTPREMQVLGLTLQGEPVAAIAEQVCLAAGTVRNYLSSAMGKLGARNRFEAARIAAEKGWI